One Eriocheir sinensis breed Jianghai 21 chromosome 32, ASM2467909v1, whole genome shotgun sequence genomic region harbors:
- the LOC127006288 gene encoding macro domain-containing protein CT2219-like, with translation MATGSLQALQVASTFKRIFSFLSLAPAASASTNIPTSSLVLPRPLSTSNKLNMANYEEEKRRFLNMSPSERRHQYPSGHVPLSTIPPWPQYYAANKYAVSKASLPQGQVNQVLGGSQYPVDEDLNKRVSIFVGDITKLEVDAIVNAANNSLRGGGGVDGAVHRAAGRFLYEECVTLNGCETGDAKITGGYRLPARYIIHTVGPVGERPGLLEACYRRSLQLAVENGVRTLAFPCVSTGVYGYPGEAAVQVVLPTVRTMLEGHRDAIDRVIFCLFLKADVDIYHRYLPVYFPIGTGK, from the exons ATGGCCACAGGGTCTCTACAAGCTCTCCAAGTCGCCTCCACATTTAAGCGAATTTTCTCCTTCCTGAGCCTTGCCCCTGCCGCCTCTGCCTCCACGAATATACCTACATCTTCCCTCGTGCTGCCTAGGCCCCTGTCAACGTCCAACAAGTTAAATATGGCGAattacgaggaggagaagaggaggttcTTGAATATGTCCCCATCTGAGAGGCGGCACCAGTATCCCAGTGGCCATGTCCCCCTGTCCACCATCCCCCCGTGGCCACAGTACTACGCGGCCAATAAGTACGCGGTGTCCAAGGCCAGTCTTCCCCAGGGTCAGGTGAACCAGGTGTTGGGCGGCAGCCAATACCCCGTGGACGAGGACCTGAATAAGAGGGTCTCCATTTTCGTGGGGGACATCACCAAGCTGGAG gtGGATGCCATCGTCAACGCCGCCAACAACAGCCTGCGTGGCGGGGGCGGCGTGGACGGGGCCGTGCACCGCGCCGCCGGTCGCTTCCTCTACGAAGAGTGCGTCACACTGAACGGCTGCGAGACCGGGGACGCCAAGATAACCGGCGGCTACCGACTCCCGGCGCGCTACATCATCCACACGGTTGGACCTGTTGGCGAGCGCCCCGGCCTGCTGGAAGCCTGCTACCGGAGGAGCCTGCAGCTGGCCGTGGAGAATGGGGTGCGCACGCTGGCCTTCCCCTGTGTGTCCACGGGGGTGTATGGGTACCCGGGGGAGGCGGCGGTGCAGGTGGTGCTGCCCACGGTGCGCACCATGCTGGAGGGGCACCGTGACGCCATCGACCGCGtcatcttctgcctcttcctcaagGCTGATGTTGATATCTACCACCGATACCTCCCCGTCTACTTCCCTATCGGTACGGGGAAGTGA
- the LOC127006289 gene encoding gamma-secretase subunit pen-2-like, with the protein MNLGKVPNERKLTLCRKYYMAGFAFLPFMWAVNAIWFLHEAFWAPPYTEQKQIRKYVVISGIGALVWLVGMISWVVVFQQNRAAWGATADYLSFIIPKGVP; encoded by the exons ATGAACCTGGGAAAAGTGCCAAACGAGAGAAAGCTGACGCTGTGTAGAAAGTATTACATGG CCGGGTTCGCCTTCCTGCCGTTCATGTGGGCCGTCAACGCCATCTGGTTCCTGCACGAGGCCTTCTGGGCGCCGCCGTACACTGAGCAGAAGCAGATACGCAAAT ACGTGGTCATCTCCGGCATCGGGGCGCTGGTGTGGCTGGTGGGAATGATCTCCTGGGTCGTGGTTTTTCAACAGAACCGAGCAGCTTGGGGCGCCACCGCTGACTACCTCTCCTTCATCATTCCAAAGGGGGTGCCCTAG